One segment of Myxocyprinus asiaticus isolate MX2 ecotype Aquarium Trade chromosome 41, UBuf_Myxa_2, whole genome shotgun sequence DNA contains the following:
- the LOC127431430 gene encoding B-cell receptor CD22-like isoform X1 translates to MSIFAFMVFIVIISKLLHSSSETPKFDAILPRSITALSGSCVEIPCTFNVSDFEDRLKTADITFGCWIKETDHFDLTKPDNIVFNGSQNIIRGFSHIEMLGNVSQRECTTVFYDIMKNHSDIYYFRLQMEPNKVFRATFVNSPINISVSDVPMPLELTPLQEVMEETTVSVSCSAEAPCPKQPPKLSWSNIPKSAIITTQLQEKPDKTQSVFSQITFKPSYMDHRKNISCTVTYPRNTSNDITVETTMMLRVLFPPKETHIITEPSATVSVGTNVTLTCKSKASPSNDMNYTWYKRGEQRHLAFGDQMTFSVGKTSGGWYFCMVKNKHGAQKSEEVQLIMEGYFISLVVGCVGGVLVLLLLFLLATIFRRLLRTKAFSESITGETGLSDQDHKKHVQISSIYNNSAYMTSEERVIPKDEDDVIHYGEIDFSNLKTNCTPEKSLGQETVYALVCSPGKAMNRD, encoded by the exons ATGTCTATCTTTGCATTCATGGTTTTTATTGTCATCATATCTAAGCTGCTACATTCATCCTCAG aAACACCAAAATTTGATGCAATATTGCCAAGAAGTATAACAGCATTGAGCGGTTCTTGTGTGGAGATACCTTGTACATTCAACGTGTCTGATTTTGAAGACAGACTGAAGACTGCAGACATTACTTTTGGTTGCTGGATAAAGGAGACAGATCATTTCGACCTAACAAAACCAGACAACATCGTTTTCAATGGTAGTCAAAACATCATCAGAGGATTTAGTCACATAGAGATGCTTGGAAATGTTAGTCAGCGTGAATGCACCACTGTTTTCTATGACATCATGAAGAATCATTCAGACATCTACTACTTTAGGTTGCAAATGGAGCCAAATAAGGTTTTTAGAGCAACATTTGTCAACAGTCCAATCAACATATCTGTCTCAG ATGTGCCAATGCCACTTGAACTTACACCTCTACAGGAAGTGATGGAGGAAACAACAGTCAGTGTAAGCTGCTCTGCTGAAGCCCCCTGTCCCAAACAACCTCCTAAATTATCCTGGTCAAACATCCCCAAATCTGCCATCATTACAACACAGTTACAGGAGAAACCTGATAAAACCCAGTCAGTGTTTTCACAAATCACCTTTAAACCTTCATACATGGATCACAGAAAGAACATCTCCTGCACTGTTACATATCCAAGAAATACATCTAATGACATAACTGTGGAGACCACCATGATGCTACGAGTTCTGT TTCCCCCAAAAGAAACTCATATCATCACTGAGCCATCTGCTACAGTCTCTGTTGGCACTAATGTGACATTGACTTGCAAAAGCAAAGCCAGTCCATCAAATGATATGAACTACACCTGGTATAAGCGTGGAGAGCAGAGGCATCTGGCTTTTGGAGATCAAATGACCTTCAGTGTAGGTAAAACCAGTGGAGGCTGGTACTTCTGCatggtaaaaaacaaacatggtGCCCAGAAGTCAGAAGAGGTCCAGCTGATCATGGAAG GATACTTCATATCTTTGGTTGTAGGCTGTGTCGGAGGAGTTTTAGTTTTACTCTTGTTATTTCTACTGGCAACGATTTTCAGAAG ATTACTACGAACAAAGGCATTCAGTGAATCCATTACAGGGGAAACTGGACTCTCAGATCAG gaccaTAAAAAACATGTGCAGATCAGCTCCATTTATAATAATAGTGCTTACATGACAAGTGAGGAGCGAGTGATCCCTAAGGATGAGGATGACGTAATCCACTATGGAGAGATCGACTTCTCCAACCTCAAAACTAACTGCACTCCAGAGAAAAGCTTAGGTCAAGAGACGGTTTATGCTTTGGTTTGCAGCCCAGGGAAAGCGATGAACAGGGATTAG
- the LOC127431430 gene encoding B-cell receptor CD22-like isoform X2: MSIFAFMVFIVIISKLLHSSSETPKFDAILPRSITALSGSCVEIPCTFNVSDFEDRLKTADITFGCWIKETDHFDLTKPDNIVFNGSQNIIRGFSHIEMLGNVSQRECTTVFYDIMKNHSDIYYFRLQMEPNKVFRATFVNSPINISVSDVPMPLELTPLQEVMEETTVSVSCSAEAPCPKQPPKLSWSNIPKSAIITTQLQEKPDKTQSVFSQITFKPSYMDHRKNISCTVTYPRNTSNDITVETTMMLRVLFPPKETHIITEPSATVSVGTNVTLTCKSKASPSNDMNYTWYKRGEQRHLAFGDQMTFSVGKTSGGWYFCMVKNKHGAQKSEEVQLIMEDYYEQRHSVNPLQGKLDSQIRTIKNMCRSAPFIIIVLT; this comes from the exons ATGTCTATCTTTGCATTCATGGTTTTTATTGTCATCATATCTAAGCTGCTACATTCATCCTCAG aAACACCAAAATTTGATGCAATATTGCCAAGAAGTATAACAGCATTGAGCGGTTCTTGTGTGGAGATACCTTGTACATTCAACGTGTCTGATTTTGAAGACAGACTGAAGACTGCAGACATTACTTTTGGTTGCTGGATAAAGGAGACAGATCATTTCGACCTAACAAAACCAGACAACATCGTTTTCAATGGTAGTCAAAACATCATCAGAGGATTTAGTCACATAGAGATGCTTGGAAATGTTAGTCAGCGTGAATGCACCACTGTTTTCTATGACATCATGAAGAATCATTCAGACATCTACTACTTTAGGTTGCAAATGGAGCCAAATAAGGTTTTTAGAGCAACATTTGTCAACAGTCCAATCAACATATCTGTCTCAG ATGTGCCAATGCCACTTGAACTTACACCTCTACAGGAAGTGATGGAGGAAACAACAGTCAGTGTAAGCTGCTCTGCTGAAGCCCCCTGTCCCAAACAACCTCCTAAATTATCCTGGTCAAACATCCCCAAATCTGCCATCATTACAACACAGTTACAGGAGAAACCTGATAAAACCCAGTCAGTGTTTTCACAAATCACCTTTAAACCTTCATACATGGATCACAGAAAGAACATCTCCTGCACTGTTACATATCCAAGAAATACATCTAATGACATAACTGTGGAGACCACCATGATGCTACGAGTTCTGT TTCCCCCAAAAGAAACTCATATCATCACTGAGCCATCTGCTACAGTCTCTGTTGGCACTAATGTGACATTGACTTGCAAAAGCAAAGCCAGTCCATCAAATGATATGAACTACACCTGGTATAAGCGTGGAGAGCAGAGGCATCTGGCTTTTGGAGATCAAATGACCTTCAGTGTAGGTAAAACCAGTGGAGGCTGGTACTTCTGCatggtaaaaaacaaacatggtGCCCAGAAGTCAGAAGAGGTCCAGCTGATCATGGAAG ATTACTACGAACAAAGGCATTCAGTGAATCCATTACAGGGGAAACTGGACTCTCAGATCAG gaccaTAAAAAACATGTGCAGATCAGCTCCATTTATAATAATAGTGCTTACATGA